One window of Chryseobacterium indologenes genomic DNA carries:
- a CDS encoding arsenate reductase family protein, translating into MKKVFYLNTCDTCRKILAQFDLTDWELREIKKEPITKEELAEMHKKTKSYEALFSRKSTQIKLRGLDVKSLTEKDFKELLLDHYTFLKRPVFITDKEIFVGNDKKNVEELQKFFGVSE; encoded by the coding sequence ATGAAGAAAGTATTTTATCTCAACACATGTGATACCTGCAGAAAAATTTTAGCCCAATTCGATCTTACAGACTGGGAACTTCGAGAAATCAAAAAAGAGCCGATCACGAAAGAAGAATTGGCAGAAATGCATAAAAAAACAAAATCATACGAAGCATTGTTCAGCAGAAAATCTACTCAGATCAAATTGAGAGGTTTGGATGTAAAATCATTGACTGAGAAAGATTTTAAAGAGTTGCTGCTGGATCATTATACCTTTTTGAAAAGACCTGTTTTTATTACAGACAAAGAGATCTTTGTTGGAAATGATAAGAAGAATGTTGAAGAACTTCAGAAATTCTTTGGGGTAAGCGAATAA